The sequence tttaatatttaaatttaaatattttagacttagaaattaaaaatgaGTGCAAAATCCTATAACCTAAATTTGTAATAATAAAAGTAGCGCTTTTATTAGTGAAAAAGCACTTTTGTGCACACCCTACACTCACACCACctacctatacatacacacactaaTACATATAATTAATAGGGATCTAGAAAACTCCTCTCACACCCAATTAAACTTCAATCTTTCAACCCTAGCCCCCAAACTCACGGCTCTCTCCTTACCCTCCCAAGAATCTCAATCAGTCGCCTCCAACCATGCTCCCATCCACTTTGCCGGCCATTTCCAGCCGCCTACCACCGCCGTGCCGCCTTGGAGGTCACCTTAGTAGGATGCTCCAGCTGCTGGACGTGGGTTTGAGCTGAGTTTCAGCTCCATTTTCTCTTGGTTGCAAGTTGAGCCAAGAAACTCCTTCTCTTTTTAAAACCCAAGCATAGAATATATTTGTCCTTGGATATTTTCTTTAAATTCGAATTTTTCAGAAAGTTTTTAGTATGAAATGTGTATGTTGGTTCGAAATTTCAGTGTTTAAGGCTTGGAGGATTTATTTTGTTCATCTTTCAATTCTAGCATGCTCTTGGTGCTTGAATGAGTGAGTTTCATGTATTTAAATGGAAATTTCGGTGTATAAATTGAAAAATCAGAATGAACATGTTGATTGCAGCCCATTTTTACGTGTGTTTGAAAGGTTTTAAAACTCTCATGGTGTTATGTCAGTCCCATTATATATATGCTTTGATATGTTGCAAATTGTATTGAGTTGGTGGCGTTTGAATTGAAATTTTGATTGAAATGGATAAAGGAGTGGAGGGGCTACCCATGTGGTGTGTATGAGATAAAAATGTGATATTTAATGAGTATTAGTTGGGATATAAGGGCTGGTTATGTGGTAATCTGTTTGGAAGGTTAATTAGTGGAATTTGAAGGCGACGGACTAACATTTTGGGTGAAACGATTGAAATGAGCTAGAACCGGGCAAGTGACTTGGTCAAGGGCCCTAGCTGGTCATTTAGGGATGCTTATAAGTTTCTTGGATGGTTTTTGAGGTGTTAGAACATGATGAGTGAGTTTTTGAGGCCTTAGCATTAAGGGTGTCAAAacagaatttttttttccaacgcAATTAACTTCTAAGAATCAGGTCTGAATGGATCCTTGGCGAGGTCTGGCTAGGGTCTACCCTTGATTTACTGATTATAGGTGATGTTAGGGTCGTGTCGGTGCAAATTGGGCTTATTTTGGATAAGAATCAAATAAGTTAGGTGTGTTTTAAGTTGGGGTGTCGTGAGCAGATTTTTCTATCATCTATGGGCTGTCCGGGAATTTAAATCGTTCGGGTTGTTCGGGCCATCATTAAAGGATTACTACTGATCCTAGGAGTATTTTAAGATGTGTTTGAGGTGCCGGTTCAAATGGAAAGCTTTTTGGATAAGAATAGGCTAAGTTATGGGTCGTACGGGCCAACCGCTCGAGTTAGATCTTTTTGGGCGTAAATCTAAGTAATAAATAGAAAGTCCTTAAGCCTATGGTGCTTACCTACACTCAATTCATCCACCAATTTAATTTCACACTATCCTTTGAGTTTCATgtcatttaaattattcaacgcCATTTATTCGCGCATGTGgcttcaaatttatttaatattctaGTCCCGAAGTCTTGTATTAAAGAATGCTTGTAAAGGTAAATGTTGAAATGAGAAAAAGTTAAATGAATGAAAAGTTAAAGTATGAGATGAATTGGTTGTGACTTAGACGTGAAATGATGGGTCGGGGAATGCCCTGACTCACTTGCCAAATGAGACGTGTAGTACGGTGTTTAACGGGAGACATCCCGACATCTCTACCAAATTCAGACGTGTAGTACGGTGTTTAACGGAAGAAATCTCGGCATCCCTACCAAATTCAGACGTGTAGTATGGTGTTTaacgggagaaatcttggcatCCCTACCAAattcagaggggcaatgtggtgtttaacgggagaaatctcggcatccTTGCCGGCATTGTATATtatagccattgatcgatcaaaatcatagtcacaatcgaggatctaaattcacaagTAAATGAAAAGGATAAATGACTCATGAACGTTACTTTTCATTGCATATTGCCATCGTTTCTACTTCGGGCATGATATGACGTTTTTCCTTTCGTGTGAGTTTCATGATATACTGAGTACTACTTTTAGTATGttgcattattttgaacccttgctgTATTATGTAAATCTTGttgggcttttaggctcactactatgcttggtgcaggttgtAATTTGTTGAGATCAAGGGGCGTGActctcgagtggactgcgatgcgggcacggtacattcctccgacctatgctattTTTCCgcagaattttattcaaacttaAATGTTATGAAGTATTTGCTTTTTTTATTTGGCAAATGTAAATGAAATGATTTTTAAGATTTGTTTCTTGGTCTGTAAGGATTAAATTGCAAAATTTTGATGTTTGTGATGTTGAGCCTTTTTCCCTagtttctttttatttattctggTCTAGTTTATCGGTGTTGTAGGTTTCTTTTGTTGTTTGCTGTCTTTGTCAGGTGAGTTTTAAAATAAACAGATgggtcatgccaaaattttttgaaaaatctatattttatttaattattaattatagtagagatagTGGTCGTTTCGTTGGGGATGCTCGCGCTGTCACTTGAGGTCACAACCTAGTCATAGGGTTAGTTTGAATTGTTTATCAAGTGTCATTTCAAGCGGGATTGGATTTGGGTAAGGAAAGATAGAATTAAGGGTTTTATGGTTTGATTGCTCGGTTTAAGACACGTTTGAGGAAAATTGAAGTATAGGTTAGGAATCTAACTTAGGGCAGCCACTTACCCACCTAATAACCAcatttttgatttgttttttttcattCCTTAAAGTTGCATATTCGTGTGCGTGAGTCTCATCTTCGAGTTGAGTAAAGTTTAAGCAAGTTGTTGCATTTCTTGTGCATCTTcagaaaagttaaagtttcaagttAAGAAAGTAAAAAGTTTTGAATAAAGTGAGTTGGTTTATGACACAGAGGGGCTTggaggagttgggagaaatcctgatttcCCTTGCCAACAGAGGGGTTTGGAGGAGTTGGGATAAATCCTAATTTCCCTTACCAACTAAGGGGCAATGTGGCGTCGGGAGTAATCTCGGtgtccttgccggcatagtatactgcagccatgatcgatcaaaaatcaaataaaacgtTATAATCAATTATCTAAATTCACAGAAAAGAAAAGTTAAGTTTAAGAAAGTTCCAAGttcatagtgtgagttcattgctTGCAGTTTGTCTCATTCTCTTTTGTCATGCAGTTTTTCAGTTTATGTTTCAAAGTATTATATGTACAGTACTTTAAGTATTGCCTCAGGTATTttttttaacccttgttatttCATTGTCTAtatttgttgagtctttagactcactatgcttgcttGGTTGCAGGTGAGGAGGAGAATTTAGAgaccgaggggcaggatcctcggGGTTGAGGTCGCTGGTGGTGCAGGCCCTTGACCGTTGCTACTTTTAGCTTCCGCAAATTTTATGAATGTAATAATGAATTGTAGAATTTGAGTATTTTTTGTAGTAGGCAGGATGAGTTTTCCTGTGCTTAAATATTTGGCATGTAACTTGATAACACCTTTTCCgcaaccgtgtggggttgcCTTTTCATTCTAGAGATTATTTCTatcaagtttggattttatcgggtgtttatttttatgtgttttaaattgCTGAGTGTGACAGGTTGACTTTAAGTacttacaaataggtcatggcaaaatttttataaatctgtaatttctttattatttatttaaagttTAGAGGTTAGGGACGTTTCAGTTGGTATTAGAGCAcagtcttggtttgggctgtgcctactgccggttgccaaaactcaagggatctcgcctcaaagtttgTAAGATTTAAGTTTCCATTATTGCTATTTGTTTAAGTTTGATAGTACTAGtcctaaaatattttgagcatGAATACGTTTAAGGAAAAATCTTTTTTTTCTTAAGgcatgaatttaaatattggAATTTGAACTTGAGTACAGATGGCACCTCGTCGTGATCCTCAGGCACCGCTGCCCCCACCGCCTCCACCACCTCCTCTGCCCCCTCCACCGGTAGATGTTGGGGCTCAGGTGCTAGCTGGTTTGGCTCGTATCTTAGAGCAGTATGTTGATGCTCCGAGGGCTAGGCCTAGTAATGTCTATGAGTAGTTCAGGAAGATGGATCCTAAGGACTTTTCTGGTACTACGGATCCGATGGTAGCGGAGGGCTGGTTTCGCTCGCTAGAGGCGATTTTTTCATTACATGGAGTTGGGTGATGAGGATCGAGTTCGCTGTATGACATTCCTTCTCAAGGATGACGCCGCCTTGTGGTTTGAGGGTGTGGAGAAGACTGTGGATGTTACCACACTAACTTGGGAAGAATTCAAGACTCTCTTCTACGAGAAATACTTCATAGCTGAGATGAGGGTGCTGTTGAAGAAAGAGTTCATGAGCCTCCGGCAGGGGGATCTGACTGTATCCGAGTTTGTTCGGAAATTTGAGAGGGGCTGACATTTCGTGCCATTGATAGGGAATGATGAGGCGGAGAAGTTGCAGCACTTTGTTGCTTGTTTGAGGCCTACTATTCATAGGGATGTGATGATGGCTAAGCCAGTGGATTATGCAGCCGCTGTCAAAAAAGCTATGAGGTCCGAGCAGTCCTTGAAGGATATCAGTGTCGAGGTTCATACCAAGAGGGCCTTCACTCATCAGGGTCACCAGCAGCAGCATGGAAAGAAGCCATATCAGGGACAGCAGAGCCAGCAGAGGCCCTAGGGGCACTACCAGGCCCAGAGACCTGCTCTTCCCAAGACTGAGGAGAATCCACATTGAATGCTTTGTCATCGTTCCCATTCTGGGAAATTTCTAGCAGGTGAAGGAATTTTCTTTaagtgcaagaagccgggtcacaTGGCTAGAGACTGTCCGGAGGtgaggaggcccgtgcagggTCGCGTTTTcatgatgcaggccgaggaggccaATCAAGACACTACCCTCATCACAGGTAACATTTTAAGTTTTTTGTTTAGAGCAGTTAAGCGATTCACTGATGCATGTTGATTATAAGATTTCTTGATTGGGAGTAAGATTTTGTAGTATGTTGCATATTTTGAGTAATTTGACTATGATAGCATGTAtagtatttaatttgggaatttgaTGACTTTGAATGAAATTAAGTAgaacttgtgttatttaactttAATTTTTTCCAAATTTGTAATTACCGTTAATGCAGTTAGGATTTTAGTAGCCGAAGTAGCCACTAGAACGTTgttagactcaggggctacccattcTTTTATTTCGGAGGCTTTTGCCCAACAGAGGGGTATTCAGCATGAAGAGCTGATAGTTTGGTTTTCAGTGACTATCCCTTCAGGGAAAGAGCTAACCACCCGGGGCATAGTGAAGAATCTTGAGCTCTTATTGCAAGGACGATCGGTGGTTGCAGATTTGATAGTTTTGCCCATGCCTGAGTTTGACTTGAtacttgggatggattggatgatGAAGAACGCTGTGGTGATTGATTTTCAGCTGAGATCAGTGCTAGTCAGGCCTGAGGGCAAggaaccattttggtttgagGCTGCTAGGAGTTTGAGAAGGCCCGAATCATATCCTCCTTGCAAGCTAAGCAGCTCGTGCTTGACGGGTGCAAGTCATTCCTAGCCAGCTTATCTCTGACAGAGATGCCCACACGTCAAGTTATTTAAGATGTGGACGTTGTTAGAGAGTTTGGGGATGTGTTCCCTAGCGATGTTGCAGGTATCCCACCCGATAGAGAGGTTGAGTTCTCTATTGATTTGATGCCAGATACTGTGCCAATTTCTAAGGCACTGTATAGATTGGCTCCTACGGaaatgaaagaactgaaagagcagattcaagagtttctTGATAAGGGgttcatacgccctagtttctctccTTGGGGCGCACCGGTActctttgtgaaaaagaaggacgAGAGTCTAAGGTTGTGCATAAACTACCGAGAGTTTAACGGAGtgacggtaaagaacaagtacccacttCTTAGAATTGAGGATCTCTTTGATCAATTGCAAGGAGCCTTTGTATTTTCGAATATTGATCTCTGTTCcagttatcaccagttgaaggagtcagatgtgtTCAAGACATAttttaggactcgttatggccactacgagttccttgtgatgtcgttcggtttgacaAACGCGCCCGTGaccttcatggatcttatgaaccgcgtgtttcaACCATACTTGGACCAATTTGTcattgtcttcattgatgatatcctcaTTTACTCGAAGGATAGAGAAGAACACTCGTAGCATTTGAGGACAGTTCTAGAAGTAATCCGAGAGCAGAAGTTGTTTGCTAAGTTCGACAAATGCGAATTTTGGTTGGAGAGAATAGCATTCTTGGGCCATATTATTTCCAAGAGTGAAGTGGAAGTGGATccttcaaaggttcaagcagtAAAGGAGTGGTTTGTACCTAGAAACACAACGGATATTCGCAGTTTTCTCGGATTGGCCGGTTACTAtaggaagtttatcaagggcTTTTCATCAATTGATGTGCCCTTGACAgcattgaccaagaagaatgctaaGTTTATTTGGAGGCCAGAGTGTCAAGAGAGCTTTGATGtgttgaaggaagctcttacgacgGCACCAATGTTAGCTATGCCATCAGGGCAGGGTGATTTTGTGGTTTATACCGATGCTTTCAAGTTGGGACTTGAAGCAGTTCTTATGCAGCGGGTAgag comes from Henckelia pumila isolate YLH828 chromosome 4, ASM3356847v2, whole genome shotgun sequence and encodes:
- the LOC140861046 gene encoding uncharacterized protein, giving the protein MLCHRSHSGKFLAGEGIFFKCKKPGHMARDCPEVRRPVQGRVFMMQAEEANQDTTLITVRILVAEVATRTLLDSGATHSFISEAFAQQRGIQHEELIVWFSVTIPSGKELTTRGIVKNLELLLQGRSVVADLIVLPMPEFDLILGMDWMMKNAVVIDFQLRSVLVRPEGKEPFWFEAARSLRRPESYPPCKLSSSCLTGASIPPDREVEFSIDLMPDTVPISKALYRLAPTEMKELKEQIQEFLDKGFIRPSFSPWGAPVLFVKKKDESLRLCINYREFNGVTRIAFLGHIISKSEVEVDPSKVQAVKEWFVPRNTTDIRSFLGLAGYYRKFIKGFSSIDVPLTALTKKNAKFIWRPECQESFDVLKEALTTAPMLAMPSGQGDFVVYTDAFKLGLEAVLMQRDEIQRFRLEFYVKGRASRLSALTVQITLFDRIRVAQAVDDQLSKWRQRAEEKDIYLYSVVDGIVKFRGSTKMYQDLQHLYWWLGMKRDIARFVSECLTCQQVKEEHQRPAGLLKPLPIPEWK